One window of Nymphaea colorata isolate Beijing-Zhang1983 chromosome 1, ASM883128v2, whole genome shotgun sequence genomic DNA carries:
- the LOC116267728 gene encoding putative disease resistance protein RGA3: MAEFVVLSVARYLERFIGEGYELGVHLEKNLRKLLSLLLALQPSIDDAERLQMKDEAARNWLRRLKNAAYDIENVLDDCTTQILISTKRGLVNAAYDVEEWHESVGKYSPLISNQTRSLSTGKRKREYSPMSVCNYQTNPLVHSIMKKAKDILGSLDDLVRMKTGFREMAIEERRLQMEARCTTSYVEEEDVFGRDDDREKVMQSLLGGSNEEISLITIVGMAGIGKTTVAQLAYNDKSVVQHFEERLWVYVSQDFDMLRLTKALIQTATGKNIDLTELDPLQHRLSKVLNNKRVLIVLDDVWNEDIDKWEHLKFPFKACGKGSKILVTTRSEKVSLAMDATHLHRLTRLSGADAWLIFARRAFTGMCKEDLFTFEPIGRKIVKKCKGIPLLVKTVSNMMRTKKRKCQWKRVLQSEIFDLPFVNKRVLPDLLLSYYDLNVTLKRCFSYCSMFPKDRSISCSDLAKIWVAEGFILRRGQKEMMEVAGQYFDDLVDKSLLGVFYKAKHGQTRSDEMHELAYVLARFVAGSDGFSSICKNERLDEIPDEARHAFLICKEFNSAKDVALSIRKALHRAKNLRTFKLQTARRLVLPPDLFDRVDSLRVLDMSDSQIHNLPESVRKLRRLRHIFLCYSDIAWLPKTFGPLLHLQTLDAEGCYELQNLPCDLPQLLSLKHLKLGGTESLGWLPKHIGQLSRLETLGHFIVQDEDGHRIGELQNLNSIGGHLSITNLEKVRNQREAIESQICEKPKLKSLTLQWTFDEYADGKGTKSIFDCLRPHSNLKMLSIWNYPGIMFPKWMLDSSLCNLVKLELLHCDNCEHLPALGKLPLLEHLEMLEFPAVKSIGYEFYGTVENAFPRLETLEILEFLNLEEWLDMDGAMPMLLNLTITSLPKLKQFPFQCLRRLKSLDISCVSMETMPAFSDLKSLRMGIDHDPRALQNVLGHIPSETLEELTISIPREVRSLEESALQCFRGLEKLTLLGCENLESLPESIRCLTKLNSLQISLYATSLTDRCMKEKGEDWDKISHIPNIRVGQFVIRESEQFNKGEDIDE; the protein is encoded by the coding sequence ATGGCTGAGTTCGTTGTTCTGTCGGTGGCGCGGTATCTGGAGCGATTTATCGGGGAAGGGTACGAGTTGGGTGTTCACCTTGAGAAAAATCTGAGAAAGTTGCTGAGCTTGCTGTTGGCCCTACAGCCATCCATTGACGACGCAGAGCGACTGCAGATGAAGGACGAAGCTGCTAGAAACTGGTTGAGAAGGTTGAAGAATGCTGCTTACGATATCGAGAATGTCCTAGACGATTGCACGACCCAGATTCTTATTTCTACGAAGAGGGGCCTTGTCAATGCTGCCTATGATGTGGAGGAATGGCATGAGAGTGTCGGCAAGTATTCTCCTCTTATTAGCAATCAAACTCGCTCTCTAAGCACGGGGAAACGGAAGAGAGAATATTCTCCGATGAGTGTTTGCAATTATCAAACGAACCCTCTGGTTCACTCTATAATGAAGAAGGCAAAGGACATCCTTGGAAGTTTAGATGATTTGGTCCGCATGAAAACTGGGTTTAGGGAAATGGCTATTGAAGAGAGGAGGTTGCAGATGGAAGCCCGTTGTACGACTTCCTatgtggaggaggaggatgtTTTTGGCAGGGATGATGACAGGGAGAAGGTGATGCAGTCATTATTAGGAGGAAGTAATGAAGAGATTTCATTGATCACCATTGTTGGTATGGCCGGAATTGGAAAGACGACTGTTGCTCAACTTGCCTACAATGACAAAAGCGTAGTTCAACATTTTGAGGAGAGACTTTGGGTGTATGTGTCTCAAGATTTTGATATGCTAAGGCTTACAAAAGCATTAATCCAAACTGCGACGGGGAAGAACATTGATTTGACAGAATTGGATCCCTTGCAGCATCGTCTTAGTAAAGTTTTGAACAATAAGAGAGTGCTGATCGTGTTGGATGATGTGTGGAATGAAGACATTGATAAGTGGGAGCATCTGAAATTTCCATTCAAAGCCTGCGGGAAGGGAAGCAAGATTCTGGTTACCACTCGAAGTGAGAAGGTTTCTTTGGCCATGGATGCCACACATTTGCACCGGTTGACCCGCCTCTCAGGTGCTGACGCTTGGTTAATCTTTGCCCGTAGAGCATTCACAGGAATGTGCAAGGAAGATCTTTTCACATTTGAACCAATTGGAAGGAAAATTGTGAAGAAGTGCAAAGGGATACCCCTTTTGGTGAAAACTGTGAGTAACATGATGCgcacaaagaaaagaaagtgccAATGGAAGCGTGTCTTGCAAAGTGAAATTTTCGATTTGCCATTTGTCAACAAAAGAGTCCTTCCAGATCTGTTGCTGAGCTATTATGACTTGAACGTCACTTTAAAAAGATGCTTTTCttattgttccatgtttccCAAGGACCGCAGTATTTCTTGCAGTGATTTGGCAAAAATATGGGTCGCAGAGGGGTTTATCCTTCGCAGAGGACAGAAAGAGATGATGGAAGTTGCTGGACAATATTTCGATGATCTTGTTGATAAATCTTTGTTGGGCGTCTTTTACAAGGCTAAGCATGGGCAGACCAGGAGTGATGAAATGCATGAGCTAGCCTATGTCCTTGCTCGATTTGTTGCAGGGTCTGACGGCTTCAGCTCAATATGCAAGAACGAGAGATTAGATGAGATCCCTGACGAAGCACGTCATGCATTTCTCATCTGTAAAGAGTTCAACTCTGCCAAAGACGTAGCATTATCCATTCGGAAGGCCCTTCATCGTGCCAAGAATCTCCGCACGTTCAAGCTACAGACGGCGAGGCGTCTTGTACTGCCTCCTGACCTGTTCGACAGAGTTGACAGCTTAAGGGTGTTGGACATGAGTGACTCTCAAATTCACAATCTACCAGAATCAGTACGGAAATTAAGGCGCCTGAGGCACATTTTCCTCTGCTATTCAGACATTGCTTGGTTACCTAAAACTTTTGGTCCTTTGCTCCATTTGCAAACCTTAGATGCAGAAGGGTGTTATGAGCTTCAAAACCTGCCTTGTGATTTACCCCAGCTTTTAAGCTTGAAGCATCTTAAACTTGGTGGTACCGAGAGTTTGGGATGGTTGCCAAAACACATTGGTCAGTTAAGTCGCCTCGAGACACTGGGTCATTTCATCGTGCAAGATGAAGATGGCCACAGAATTGGAGAGCTTCAGAATCTAAACTCTATCGGCGGGCACCTGTCAATAACGAACTTGGAGAAAGTGCGTAACCAAAGAGAAGCcattgaatctcaaatctgtgAGAAGCCAAAATTGAAGTCTTTGACACTGCAATGGACATTTGATGAATATGCAGACGGAAAGGGGACTAAAAGTATCTTTGACTGCCTCCGACCTCACAGCAACCTTAAAATGCTATCCATATGGAACTATCCTGGCATTATGTTTCCAAAGTGGATGCTGGATTCATCTCTTTGTAATCTGGTGAAACTTGAACTTCTCCATTGCGACAATTGTGAACATTTACCAGCTCTGGGGAAGCTTCCTTTACTTGAGCACCTAGAAATGTTGGAGTTTCCTGCAGTTAAATCCATTGGCTATGAATTTTATGGGACGGTTGAAAATGCTTTCCCCAGGTTGGAAACCCTAGAAATTTTAGAATTTCTAAACTTGGAGGAGTGGTTGGACATGGACGGAGCAATGCCAATGCTGCTCAATCTGACCATCACGTCCTTGCCCAAACTGAAGCAGTTCCCATTTCAGTGCCTACGAAGACTGAAGAGTTTGGATATAAGTTGTGTTAGCATGGAGACGATGCCAGCTTTCTCTGACTTGAAATCATTGAGGATGGGCATAGATCATGATCCAAGAGCACTCCAGAACGTGCTTGGACACATTCCGAGCGAGACACTTGAAGAACTGACAATCTCTATTCCGCGGGAAGTAAGGTCTCTGGAGGAGTCTGCACTGCAATGCTTCAGGGGGCTGGAGAAGTTAACCCTCTTGGGCTGTGAAAACTTGGAGTCTTTGCCGGAGAGTATTCGTTGCCTAACAAAACTTAATTCGCTGCAAATTAGTCTCTACGCAACATCCCTTACTGATCGGTGCATGAAGGAGAAAGGGGAGGACTGGGATAAAATTTCGCACATACCAAATATCCGAGTTGGCCAGTTCGTAATTCGGGAGTCTGAACAGTTCAACAAGGGTGAGGATAT
- the LOC116259375 gene encoding ADP-ribosylation factor 2-like: MGLTFTKLFSRLFAKKEMRILMVGLDAAGKTTILYKLKLGEIVTTIPTIGFNVETVEYKNISFTVWDVGGQDKIRPLWRHYFQNTQGLIFVVDSNDRDRVVEARDELHRMLNEDELRDAVLLVFANKQDLPNAMNAAEITDKLGLHSLRQRHWYIQSTCATSGEGLYEGLDWLSNNIANKV, translated from the exons ATGGGGCTCACGTTCACGAAGCTCTTCAGCCGCCTCTTTGCTAAGAAGGAAATGAGGATTCTGATGGTCGGTCTCGACGCTGCCGGTAAAACCACGATCCTGTATAAGCTGAAGCTCGGAGAGATTGTCACAACGATCCCGACTATTG GTTTCAATGTAGAGACCGTTGAATACAAAAACATCAGCTTCACCGTATGGGATGTGGGTGGCCAGGACAAG ATTAGACCCCTGTGGAGGCACTATTTCCAGAATACCCAGGGccttatttttgttgttgacAGCAATGATAGAGACCGTGTCGTTGAAGCCCGAGATGAGCTTCACAGGATGCTAAACGAG GATGAATTACGTGATGCTGTTTTGCTTGTGTTTGCAAATAAGCAAGATCTTCCAAATGCAATGAATGCTGCTGAGATAACTGATAAGCTTGGGTTGCATTCCCTTCGTCAGCGACACTG gtATATTCAGAGTACATGTGCTACTTCTGGAGAGGGTCTGTATGAAGGGCTGGATTGGCTGTCCAACAACATCGCCAACAAG GTGTGA